In Gemmatimonadota bacterium, the genomic stretch AAGGGCATCGGCTGCCACGAGATCGTCTTCCGACGCCTCGATCCGAAGCCCTGATCGGCTTCCACCTGGAGAACGCAGAAGCGCGCCGGCCCCGTCGGGACCGGCGCGCTTCGTTTTGTGGGGGTTCGCAGCGAGTCGTGGTCAGTTCACTCCGGCCGTCTGCGCGCTGACCTGCCCGAAGTCCGCGCCCTTCCCCGCGTAGGGGCTGCCCGACGTGAGCCGGTAGTCGAGACCGGACGCGTTCACGAAGCCGACCTGGGAGAGGTTGGCCGGGAAGTGGTTCCCGCTGGGATACCGGGAGGCATCGGCTCCCACGATCACGTTGCCGGAGAAGACGTAGCCGGGCGCCATGTAGGTGTTCAACCCCTGACTGCCCTCGCCCGCGCCACTGCCGAACACACCGTACTGACCCTTGGTCACGATGTTGTTGCGGAACGTGAAGTTGGGGATGCCCTTCTGGCCGTCGATGATCATCGTGGCGCGCTGTGCGATCCCGGTGTTGTTCTCGATGGTCAGATTGTCCACGTGATCGAGCACCTGGAAGAGGATGCCTTCGCCTCCGAACGTGCTCTGACCACCGAGCTGATCGATGACGTTGTGCGCGATCAGGATGTTGTTCGTGGATCCGGACGGCTTGCTGAAGACCCGCTCGGAGATGTTGATCCCCTGGGCGTGGTTGCGGATCACGTTGTAGCGCATCGTGATGTGCTCGGTGACCGCCCACGTGGCGGCACCGCTCTGGTTGGCCGTCTTGATGATGATGGCGAACCCGACCTGCGCATCCTTCCACGTGTTCTCGAGGATGTTCCCTTCGAAGACCACGCGGCGCGCCATCTTCAGCTCGAAGTGGTTCTTGACCGTCCACTTCCCCTGCCAGCTCGGGGGCCGGTAGAAGTGGTTGTGGCGGATCTCGATGTCGGACGGAACCAGGTTGGCGATCGACGGATCGGCGCCACCGAACATGACCGTCTCACCGGACCCTTCCAGGTGGTTGTTGACGATCTTGAACGGGCCCGGGGCGTTCCAGGCCAGGATGGCCTGCGCGTCGGCGCCGTTGAAGTGGCAGTCGCCCAGCCAGGAGTCGACCACGGCGGAGGGCGAGGCGTTGAGCTCCACACACCGCTTGGTGCCCTGGTTCGGCGCGCCGTGGATGTAGACGCGGTCCAGGATGATGTCGCTCGGAACGTTCGCGAGCGTGTTCTGCGCACCGCCGCTCTCGCCCACGCGCACCACGTGGTAGTTGAGCGGGATCGATGGATTGAGCCCGATCTCCACGCCCATGATCCGGTACTGCGAGGCACCGGCCCGCACCCAGAGGGCGGGCGCGCTGCTCTGCCCGACGATCTTCGCGAAGCTGGCGGCGGACGTCGGCGTGACGCGCGTGCCCTGCGCGGGCAGCGGGGTATTGGTGGTGATCACGATCCAGCCGGAGCCGGGCTTCGCGGGCAGCTCGAAGTCGCCGTTGAAGGTGGCGCCGGCGTCCAGCATGAGGATGTCGCCGCGCTGCGCCTGGTTGATGGCGCTCTGCAGGTTGTCCCCCTGCCGCACCCGGATCGTGCGTCCGCCCGTGGGCGCCTGATACGTGGTGTTCACGTACGTGCGCGGGAGCTCCGGCGCACCCGCGGCGGGAGGAGGCGGGGGCGGGGGGGTGCTGCTGCTGGTGACGGTCAAGGCGCCCTGCCCGGTCATCACCGGACCGGCCAGGACATGCGGGCCGCTCACGCGGGCAGCCGCCAGGATCGCGCTCGACCCGGCCGTCAGGCCCGTGGCCCGGCCGCTCCCGTCCACCGCCACCACCTGGGGATTGGCCGACGTCCAGGCGAAGGACACACCCGGGATGGGGCTACCGCCCGGATCCTTGGCGGTGGCGCTGAACTGGACGCTGCCGCCCACCGGGATGGACTGCGTGGAGGGGCTGACGGCGACCTGCGCCACCATCTGGTTCACTTCCACCGTGACGCTGTCGCAGGCGCTGACGAGGCAGGCCACCACCGTGGCGCGCCCCAGGGCCTTGCTGACCACACGCCCGAGGGCGTCCACGCTCGCAATGGAGGTTGCCCGCGAGGTCCAGGTGAGACCGGTCGTCGGCATCTGCACTCCCTGGGCGTCGTACGCCTTGCCCTGCAGCTGGATCGTCTGGCCGAGGGCGCTGAAGGTCGGTGTCGTCGGGGTGATGGCCACGCGGCTCACCGACGACGCGACCGTCACCGCGGCCTGGCCCGTCACTCCATTGAGGCTGGCCCGGATGGTGGCCGCACCCGGCGCCACCGCCCGGACCTGCCCGCTGGCATCCACGGTCGCGACCGCGGAGGCCGAGGAACTCCATTGCATACCCGCAGCCGGGACCGGGTTCCCGGCGGCATCGACCGCCGTGGCCACGAAGCTGCGCGATTCCCCGGTGCTGAGTGAGGCCGTCGACGGCGTCACCCGCACCTCGGCGACCGCGCCGGCCGTGGCGCTGGCCACAAAGGTGGTCGCCGGAAGCCCACCGGCCCGGGCCACCACCTGTTGCGAGCCCGCCACGCTCCCCAACGTCCAGCGGACGGAAGCCCGTCCTGCACCGTCGGTTGCGGTCACACCATGGTCCACAATACCGGTCCCGCTCGCGACCGTCCAGTTGACCGAGATGCCCGCCAGTGGCTGGCCGCCGGCGTCCCGGACCTCGACCACGAGGGGCTCGGGCAAGGTCTGGCCCACCGGCGCCGACTGTGCCTGCCCGCTCACGGCCCGGAGCGAAGCCGGGCCTCCGGAGGACAGGACCGAGATCGACGTCGCCGCCATGCGGTTTCCATCCACCGTATGCGCCTCGACGACCGCCGCGCCGGCGGCGACGCCCCGGACGATGCCGTCATCCACGGCGACCACCCCGCGGTCCGACGTGGACCAGGTCAGCGCGGGGGACGTCAGCTCGTTCCCGAAGCGGTCCCGCACGGTGACGTCGAGCGTCGCGCGCTCGTTCACGCCCAGGTCGAGCGCCTGCGGCTCCATCTGCACCAGGTAGGGCGAGGACGGCTTCGCGCGCGCCTTGAACCACACCTCATAGCCTCCATCCAGGCGGGCCACGGCCCGCTGATCGCCCGATTGCTGGCCGAGCCGCCACCGCACTCCGGAGACGCCGGACGCGTTGGCGCTGGCCGCCACCGCGGCGGCTCCGCCGCTCGCCACGCTGGCGCCGCCCACGGACCCGTTCACGAACTCCCAGCGCACCGGCGCGCCGGGCACCGGGTTCCCATGCTCGTCCTCGACCTGCACGCGCAGCTCGGAGGTCAGCACCTCGTCCACCGACGCCACCTGGTCGTCGCCGCTGAGCAGGCGCAACCGCAGGCGGTCCTTCGACGCCTTGCCGGTCGCGCGCAGGTAGACGGTCGGAACTCCCGCCACCTCGGCGGCCACGGCGTTGTCTCCCGGCTCCGCACCCAGCTTCCAGGCGAAGCGCGCCGATCCGTCGGCGCGGGTCACGGCTTCGGCGGGCGAGACCTCCCCATCCCCCAACTCGACGCGGAACCGCACGGTGACACCGGCCACCGGCAGCCCTCCGCGGTCGACGACCCGGATGCCGACGCTGTCCGCGAGCGTGGCTCCGACCACCCCTTCCTCCACACCATCCGACATGGGGCGCAGCGTCCCGGGTCTCGGATCGACGATCACGAGGGCGCTGACGGTCTTCGTGCCCAGCGTCGCGCTGATCCGGGACTGCCCGGGGAGGCGCCCCGTCACAGTCCCACCCGCCGCCACGCTCACGTTCGCCGGCGCGCTGCTCCTCCAGGAGACGTTCCCGCTGTTCGGGAACGAGGTGAGCTCCGCGCCCTGCGGAGTGCGCAGGGACAGTCGCAACGCGCCCGCGTCTCCGTCGACCAGCGTGAGCACGGAGGGCGTCAGGACCAGTTCGCCCTCGACGCGCATCTCGATGTCCATCGGCGGAGTGAGGGCGTCCGATCCGCAGGCGGTCGAGAGGACGGCCGTAGCGAGCGCGAGCAGCGGACGGAACGGCGTGGGCGGCGTGGTGCGGGACAAGGCGGTGAGACGAGAAGCGAAGCGCACGGCTGACGATCCCCCAAAGCAACTCGTGAATCCGGTGAAGCCGCGCCGCGCGGAGGGTCATCGCTCGTCGCGATCGCGCAACACGAATGGCTTCCGACCGTGGCATCGGGAGAGCAAACGGAGGGCCCTGCGGCCGTGCGAGTGCGCTAACTGACGCAGATTCACGGACCTATCCCACATGGTCCGCATGGTGGCACGTGCTGCGTGATCGCGACTTCGGGAACAGCGGGTCGACGCGCGCGCGCACCTTCTGCCGTGGCATCGAGGCGGCGTGGGATGACCGCTACGCGAGAGGCGGGGGAGATCCCCCCTGGAAGGTGGGGCGTGTCCTCCACGCGGCGTCGCCGCGACACGTCGGGGCCGTCGTCGATGCGTCCCGTGGGTGCCGTCGTGGCCGCCCCGAGGGCGCAACGGGCCGGCCGAATCGCGCCGGGCTCGTGGACCACGGCTTGCTTGCCGGGAGCGGCAGCCGCTTCTTTGCCTCGGACCGCACGCCCGACCCGCCCATCACAGGGAGTCGCCCGTCTCCATGGGAATCCTCAGCTCTGCCCGCGTCCTCACGCTCAAGAGCCTGCGGGGCACCGGTGTCTCCCATGCGATCGGCTCCAGTACCTGGCGACGGCGCCGGCTCCTCATCCTGGCCTACCACGGGATCTCCCTGCGCGACGAGCACGAGTGGGATCCGACGCTGTTCGTCTCGCCCGCCTTCCTGGAGCGCCGCCTGGAGCTGCTGCGTCGCCGGGGCTGCGCAGTCCTCGACCTGGGCGAGGCCGTCGAACGACTGGCGCGCGGTGACCTGCCGCCCCGCGCCGTCGTGCTGACGTTCGATGACGGCCTGTACGACTTCCTCGCGGCCGGCGTGCCCCTGCTGCGCGCCTACCAGATGCCCGCGACGCTGTATTCGTCCACCTACCACACGCTGGATCAGCGGGCCGTCTTCAACGTGGCCGGGCGCTACGCCCTGTGGAGATCCGCTGTGCCCGGGATCGACCTGAGCGAGATCCTGGGCACCGGCAGCGTCTTCGAGCGGGCACGCTTCGGCGAGGCCTGGCAGGCGATCCTCGCCGACTGCGAGCGTCGGGACGCCAGCGCGGAGGACAAGGACACCGTGCTGGAGCGGCTCTGCGCGGCCCTGGACGTGGACCTGGTGGCCATCCGTTCGGAGCGACTCTTCACGCTCCTCACGTTGGAGGAGCTGGGCGAGGTGGCCGGAGCCGGCTTCGACGTGCAGCTGCACACGCACCGGCACCGCAGTCCCCTGGAGCGGGAGGCCCTGCGGCGGGAGATCGAAGACAACCGCGCCCTGCTCGCAGGCGTGACCTCCCGCCCGCTGACGCACTTCTGCTACCCGTCGGGCCGCTATGGGCTGGAGCAGCTGCCCTGGCTGCGGGAGCTCGGGATCGCGAGCGCGACCACCTGCCGCCCGGATCTGGTGCCGCCCGGGTGCGACCCGCTCCTCCTTCCTCGCTTCATCGATACGATGATGATCTCCGACGAGGTCTTCTGCGCGTGGCTGGACGGGACCATGTCCCTGCTTCCGCGCCGGAGGCGCTGGGCCAGCTAGGATCGGCGATCCCGCCACCCTCTGCCGTCCTGCGCCGCGTCCACTGCCCGCAGAAACGAAGCGGGGGAGCGCCGAAGCGCTCCCCCGCGGATCGTGTGCCCTCGAACTCGGGCGCCGGTCAGTTGGCTCCGGCCGTCGCTCC encodes the following:
- a CDS encoding Ig-like domain-containing protein, translated to MRFASRLTALSRTTPPTPFRPLLALATAVLSTACGSDALTPPMDIEMRVEGELVLTPSVLTLVDGDAGALRLSLRTPQGAELTSFPNSGNVSWRSSAPANVSVAAGGTVTGRLPGQSRISATLGTKTVSALVIVDPRPGTLRPMSDGVEEGVVGATLADSVGIRVVDRGGLPVAGVTVRFRVELGDGEVSPAEAVTRADGSARFAWKLGAEPGDNAVAAEVAGVPTVYLRATGKASKDRLRLRLLSGDDQVASVDEVLTSELRVQVEDEHGNPVPGAPVRWEFVNGSVGGASVASGGAAAVAASANASGVSGVRWRLGQQSGDQRAVARLDGGYEVWFKARAKPSSPYLVQMEPQALDLGVNERATLDVTVRDRFGNELTSPALTWSTSDRGVVAVDDGIVRGVAAGAAVVEAHTVDGNRMAATSISVLSSGGPASLRAVSGQAQSAPVGQTLPEPLVVEVRDAGGQPLAGISVNWTVASGTGIVDHGVTATDGAGRASVRWTLGSVAGSQQVVARAGGLPATTFVASATAGAVAEVRVTPSTASLSTGESRSFVATAVDAAGNPVPAAGMQWSSSASAVATVDASGQVRAVAPGAATIRASLNGVTGQAAVTVASSVSRVAITPTTPTFSALGQTIQLQGKAYDAQGVQMPTTGLTWTSRATSIASVDALGRVVSKALGRATVVACLVSACDSVTVEVNQMVAQVAVSPSTQSIPVGGSVQFSATAKDPGGSPIPGVSFAWTSANPQVVAVDGSGRATGLTAGSSAILAAARVSGPHVLAGPVMTGQGALTVTSSSTPPPPPPPAAGAPELPRTYVNTTYQAPTGGRTIRVRQGDNLQSAINQAQRGDILMLDAGATFNGDFELPAKPGSGWIVITTNTPLPAQGTRVTPTSAASFAKIVGQSSAPALWVRAGASQYRIMGVEIGLNPSIPLNYHVVRVGESGGAQNTLANVPSDIILDRVYIHGAPNQGTKRCVELNASPSAVVDSWLGDCHFNGADAQAILAWNAPGPFKIVNNHLEGSGETVMFGGADPSIANLVPSDIEIRHNHFYRPPSWQGKWTVKNHFELKMARRVVFEGNILENTWKDAQVGFAIIIKTANQSGAATWAVTEHITMRYNVIRNHAQGINISERVFSKPSGSTNNILIAHNVIDQLGGQSTFGGEGILFQVLDHVDNLTIENNTGIAQRATMIIDGQKGIPNFTFRNNIVTKGQYGVFGSGAGEGSQGLNTYMAPGYVFSGNVIVGADASRYPSGNHFPANLSQVGFVNASGLDYRLTSGSPYAGKGADFGQVSAQTAGVN
- a CDS encoding polysaccharide deacetylase family protein yields the protein MGILSSARVLTLKSLRGTGVSHAIGSSTWRRRRLLILAYHGISLRDEHEWDPTLFVSPAFLERRLELLRRRGCAVLDLGEAVERLARGDLPPRAVVLTFDDGLYDFLAAGVPLLRAYQMPATLYSSTYHTLDQRAVFNVAGRYALWRSAVPGIDLSEILGTGSVFERARFGEAWQAILADCERRDASAEDKDTVLERLCAALDVDLVAIRSERLFTLLTLEELGEVAGAGFDVQLHTHRHRSPLEREALRREIEDNRALLAGVTSRPLTHFCYPSGRYGLEQLPWLRELGIASATTCRPDLVPPGCDPLLLPRFIDTMMISDEVFCAWLDGTMSLLPRRRRWAS